From Planifilum fimeticola, the proteins below share one genomic window:
- a CDS encoding glucosamine-6-phosphate deaminase, which translates to MISHPLPVRTERVDRLKVRVYDHRDAVGNAAGSDVAARIRELLSKQERVRMIFASAPSQNEFLQRLVREEGIDWSRITVFHMDEYIGLPKDAPQRFSRYLMEHLISRVNPGEVHLIDSTRPMEQECRRYGNLIQRAPIDIVCLGIGENGHLAFNDPPFADFEDPEVMKPVELDEVCRLQQVHDGCFSDISAVPTRALTLTIPVLLSGRFLYCIVPGKAKREAVLSALYGPISTECPASILRRHPDCTLYLDRDAWGVREDHG; encoded by the coding sequence ATGATCTCCCATCCACTGCCCGTCCGAACGGAAAGGGTGGATCGGTTAAAGGTGCGGGTTTATGACCATCGCGATGCCGTGGGAAACGCGGCCGGGTCGGACGTGGCGGCCCGAATCCGTGAATTGTTGTCCAAGCAGGAACGGGTGCGCATGATCTTTGCCTCCGCTCCGTCCCAAAACGAGTTTTTGCAACGCTTGGTACGAGAAGAAGGGATTGATTGGTCGCGAATCACCGTTTTTCACATGGATGAATACATCGGTTTGCCGAAGGATGCTCCGCAACGGTTCAGTCGATACCTGATGGAACATTTGATTTCAAGGGTGAATCCGGGAGAAGTCCATTTGATCGACAGCACCCGCCCGATGGAGCAGGAATGCAGACGGTACGGGAATTTGATTCAACGGGCGCCCATCGACATCGTCTGTCTGGGGATCGGGGAGAACGGCCATCTTGCGTTTAATGATCCGCCCTTTGCCGATTTTGAGGATCCGGAAGTGATGAAGCCCGTGGAACTGGACGAGGTTTGCCGACTGCAACAGGTTCACGACGGGTGTTTTTCGGACATAAGCGCCGTGCCGACCCGTGCGCTCACGTTGACGATCCCGGTACTACTGTCGGGGAGATTCCTGTACTGCATCGTACCGGGAAAAGCGAAGAGGGAAGCGGTTCTTTCCGCTCTTTACGGGCCGATTTCCACGGAATGTCCGGCTTCGATATTGCGCCGGCATCCCGATTGCACCCTGTACTTGGATCGGGATGCCTGGGGGGTGAGGGAGGATCATGGGTGA
- a CDS encoding neutral/alkaline non-lysosomal ceramidase N-terminal domain-containing protein: MTLKLGTAKIDITPYRPVPLAGFEERTGICQGITRPLYARILVFQHDREGRKSCALLVSADLIWWDTKRARALRERIARQWDLDASAVILHATHTHGGPQTSDRFTPSLGVPDSDVVRWMEERVLDGVRCAFRDLQPVVLRRGTGQCRIGINRRRQVEGSVIMAPNPEGPVDPEVNVILCLTQNGRPKAILVHYACHPTTTGENYITSDFPGVAMERMEKQLGDGTLGVFLQGCCGNVRPALIRDQQFYRGTDKEVRELGEKLADAVFAALNRPMHPLRPIPIRSETLKVHLPFRELPTCAELEKKRGGAGVVGEWSRLLLDDPERLRSHIPLELTRLELADRLVFLAMNGEVVVEYGLMLKKHFRGRVLPLPYSNGMIGYVPTEKQMEEGGYEAVESAFYFGLPAPFSPEAGLILHETLLEWIGKEDDHDLPSTARPNGKGGSVKGAGL, translated from the coding sequence ATGACGTTGAAACTGGGAACGGCCAAGATCGACATTACCCCGTACAGGCCGGTGCCGCTGGCGGGTTTTGAGGAGCGGACGGGAATCTGTCAAGGAATCACCCGTCCGTTATATGCCCGGATCCTGGTTTTTCAGCATGACCGTGAAGGGAGAAAGAGCTGCGCGCTCCTGGTGTCTGCGGATTTGATTTGGTGGGATACGAAGCGTGCCCGGGCGCTGCGGGAGCGGATTGCTCGGCAGTGGGATCTTGATGCGTCGGCCGTCATCCTCCATGCAACCCATACCCACGGCGGCCCCCAGACCAGCGACCGGTTTACGCCGTCGTTGGGCGTGCCGGATTCGGATGTGGTCCGGTGGATGGAAGAGAGAGTCCTGGATGGAGTGAGGTGCGCCTTTCGCGATTTGCAACCGGTGGTTCTCCGGAGGGGGACCGGTCAGTGCCGAATCGGCATCAACCGTCGCAGACAGGTGGAGGGATCCGTGATCATGGCCCCCAATCCGGAGGGCCCCGTCGATCCAGAGGTAAACGTGATCCTTTGCCTCACGCAGAATGGGAGACCGAAGGCCATTCTGGTCCATTATGCCTGTCATCCGACGACGACCGGGGAGAATTACATCACCTCCGATTTTCCGGGAGTGGCGATGGAACGGATGGAGAAACAACTGGGCGATGGCACCTTGGGTGTTTTTTTGCAGGGGTGTTGCGGGAACGTCCGTCCTGCGCTCATCCGGGATCAACAGTTTTACCGGGGGACCGACAAAGAAGTTCGCGAGCTGGGCGAAAAACTTGCGGATGCCGTATTTGCTGCCCTGAATCGCCCCATGCACCCGTTGCGTCCGATACCTATCAGAAGCGAAACTCTAAAGGTCCATCTTCCCTTCCGGGAGTTGCCCACCTGTGCGGAGCTGGAAAAGAAACGAGGAGGTGCCGGGGTGGTGGGCGAATGGAGCCGTCTGCTTTTGGATGATCCGGAACGACTTCGCTCTCACATCCCTTTGGAATTAACCCGTTTGGAGTTGGCGGATCGCCTGGTATTCCTGGCGATGAACGGGGAAGTAGTGGTGGAGTATGGGTTGATGTTGAAAAAACATTTTCGTGGACGCGTGCTTCCCCTTCCCTACAGCAACGGGATGATCGGGTACGTTCCCACGGAGAAACAGATGGAAGAAGGGGGTTACGAAGCGGTGGAGTCCGCATTCTACTTCGGATTGCCGGCTCCTTTTTCGCCGGAGGCAGGGTTGATTCTCCATGAAACCCTGCTCGAATGGATCGGAAAGGAGGATGATCATGATCTCCCATCCACTGCCCGTCCGAACGGAAAGGGTGGATCGGTTAAAGGTGCGGGTTTATGA
- a CDS encoding ABC transporter ATP-binding protein encodes MAELTLKGVSKIYRKRNREVQAVKAFNLSCRDGEFVALLGPSGCGKSTTLRMIAGLEEITSGEIRIGGKKVNDLPPKKRGIGLAFENYALYPPLSVYDNIAFNLRAQGKSEEEIRREVDRIAALLHIGDLLEKKPAALSGGEKQRVNIARAIIRRPAVLLLDEPLSHLDGRMRQRMRTELKRLHNEIRCTTVIVTHDQSEAMALADRIAVMNEGELQQFGTPFEIYRHPVNEFVAGFIGDPPMNLFAVQVVKEEETPVFKIEGCGKSFAVPDRLRSVVKEGMRYRFGVRPTDVRVVAPEDGGALATRVTVFENLGEEHRIHIRLDKNQMISVVTDTDVRFQPGDSIFLRFDEEKIHLFDPATGRRIQGQEAIPA; translated from the coding sequence GTGGCGGAACTGACGTTGAAGGGTGTGTCCAAAATCTATCGGAAGCGGAATCGGGAGGTCCAGGCCGTCAAAGCTTTCAATCTTTCGTGCCGGGACGGGGAGTTTGTGGCTCTCCTGGGGCCGTCGGGCTGTGGAAAATCGACGACGCTGCGAATGATCGCCGGCCTGGAGGAGATCACTTCGGGGGAAATACGGATCGGCGGGAAGAAAGTGAACGATTTGCCGCCCAAGAAGAGGGGAATCGGCCTGGCCTTCGAAAACTACGCCCTCTACCCGCCCCTTTCCGTCTATGACAACATCGCCTTCAATCTCCGGGCCCAGGGGAAGTCGGAGGAGGAGATACGACGGGAAGTGGACCGGATAGCCGCTTTGTTGCATATCGGGGATCTGTTGGAGAAGAAACCGGCGGCCCTGTCGGGCGGGGAAAAGCAGCGGGTCAACATTGCCCGGGCCATCATCCGGAGGCCCGCCGTCCTGTTGCTCGACGAGCCCCTTTCCCATCTGGACGGGCGGATGAGGCAGAGGATGAGGACGGAGCTGAAACGGCTTCACAATGAAATCCGCTGCACCACCGTCATTGTCACCCACGACCAATCGGAGGCCATGGCTCTGGCGGACCGGATTGCGGTCATGAACGAAGGGGAACTGCAGCAGTTCGGAACGCCGTTCGAGATTTACCGGCATCCCGTCAACGAGTTTGTCGCGGGATTTATCGGCGACCCCCCTATGAATCTGTTTGCGGTTCAGGTGGTGAAGGAGGAAGAAACCCCGGTCTTTAAGATCGAAGGTTGCGGAAAGAGCTTTGCGGTTCCGGATCGGCTTCGTTCCGTCGTGAAGGAAGGCATGCGCTACCGGTTCGGCGTTCGGCCAACGGATGTCCGGGTGGTCGCTCCGGAGGACGGGGGCGCGTTGGCGACCCGGGTCACCGTGTTCGAAAATCTGGGGGAGGAGCATCGCATCCACATTCGGCTGGACAAAAACCAGATGATCAGTGTCGTGACGGACACGGACGTGCGCTTTCAGCCGGGGGATTCCATCTTTTTGCGGTTTGACGAGGAGAAGATCCATCTGTTCGACCCCGCGACGGGAAGGAGGATTCAAGGCCAGGAGGCCATTCCCGCTTAG
- a CDS encoding glycerophosphodiester phosphodiesterase has product MKRFTRLLFVFAAAVGLFFTTGHSSLHATPPHQQEVLNIAHRGASAYAPEHTLASYELGEKMKGDYIEIDVQMTKDGHLIVMHDETVDRTTNGTGWVKDLTLEEIKALDAGSWFNEAYPEYAKPEYAGLKVPTLEEVFKKFRKGSKYYIETKSPHLYPGVEEKLVEMLDRYGLTHKESLKKRQVIIQSFSRESLLKVRRLNPDIPLVQLYDAQASANITDEELREVKKYAIGIGPDYQRIDRDVVKRVHKYGLEINPYTVNSKEDMRRLIDWGVDGIITNHPDWLHQVLKK; this is encoded by the coding sequence ATGAAGCGTTTTACCCGACTTCTCTTCGTTTTTGCGGCAGCTGTCGGATTGTTTTTCACCACGGGACATTCCTCTCTCCATGCGACGCCGCCACACCAGCAGGAGGTATTGAACATCGCCCACCGGGGAGCCTCCGCGTATGCTCCGGAGCATACCCTGGCGTCCTACGAGCTGGGGGAGAAGATGAAGGGCGACTATATCGAGATCGATGTGCAAATGACCAAGGACGGACACCTGATCGTCATGCATGACGAAACCGTGGATCGGACCACCAACGGGACCGGATGGGTGAAGGATCTCACGCTGGAGGAAATCAAAGCGTTGGATGCCGGCTCCTGGTTCAACGAAGCGTATCCGGAGTATGCCAAGCCGGAATACGCGGGGCTGAAGGTTCCCACGTTGGAGGAGGTGTTCAAGAAATTCCGCAAGGGCTCCAAGTATTACATCGAGACCAAGTCCCCCCATTTATATCCGGGAGTCGAAGAGAAGCTGGTCGAGATGCTGGATCGATACGGGTTGACCCACAAGGAGTCCCTGAAGAAGCGGCAGGTGATCATTCAGTCCTTCAGCCGGGAAAGCCTGCTGAAGGTGCGCCGGTTGAATCCGGACATTCCCCTGGTCCAGCTGTATGATGCCCAGGCATCCGCCAACATCACCGACGAAGAGCTGAGGGAAGTCAAGAAATACGCGATCGGGATCGGTCCCGACTATCAACGCATCGACCGGGATGTCGTCAAGCGGGTGCACAAATACGGTCTGGAAATCAATCCGTACACGGTGAACTCCAAGGAAGACATGCGCCGGCTGATCGACTGGGGCGTCGACGGGATCATCACCAACCATCCCGATTGGTTGCACCAGGTGCTGAAGAAGTAA
- a CDS encoding sodium:solute symporter family protein: MHAADWVVILFYFLVMVIIGVWSFNMVKGSGDYFVAGGRLPWWLSGASHHVSGYSGVVFTAYAAIAYSYGFTIYLWWAVAITISVILGAHLIAPRWARLRMKRNIESPLEYLSIRYNLPAQQVMAWSGVLLKVFDVGAKWTAIAILLNGFTGIPILTGILLSGGVSLLYITIGGLWADVWNDFAQFVVQVIAGTVLFVVVLSKLGGIGAAWTAWDELPPGNSQLFNEPYGVGFFLAFIFISFFSYNGGTWNLAQRYIAAPSGPEAKKAAYFSAFLYLIWPLIMFFPMWMSPIFFPNLENPDQVYVKLTQEFLPAGLVGLVLAGLFAATMSMTSGDINAVSAVITRDILPVVSNKIRGMDQTASLRLARYTTLIFTLLTLIIGMNADDFGGVLGLVISWFGALIGPVSIPMLLGLLPAFKHSDSTAALSSIAAGLITFIAFKYGFTEASEAVEVSAPLLASLVVYVGMGWFNRHKPVPEEVEQLLATLQDDSPSLDQPAVKA, encoded by the coding sequence ATGCATGCGGCGGATTGGGTTGTCATTCTGTTCTACTTTTTGGTCATGGTGATTATCGGTGTGTGGTCCTTCAACATGGTGAAGGGTTCCGGAGACTATTTTGTGGCGGGGGGAAGATTGCCATGGTGGCTTTCGGGAGCTTCGCACCACGTCTCCGGCTACAGCGGTGTGGTTTTTACCGCCTATGCGGCGATCGCCTATTCTTACGGTTTCACGATCTATTTGTGGTGGGCGGTGGCGATCACGATCAGTGTGATTTTGGGTGCCCATCTCATCGCTCCGAGATGGGCACGGTTGAGAATGAAACGGAATATCGAATCCCCCCTGGAATATCTGTCGATTCGTTACAATTTGCCGGCACAACAGGTGATGGCTTGGAGCGGAGTCCTTTTGAAAGTGTTTGATGTCGGCGCAAAATGGACCGCTATCGCGATTCTTTTGAACGGATTTACAGGGATCCCGATTTTGACCGGTATTTTGCTCTCCGGCGGAGTTTCCCTCCTCTACATCACGATCGGAGGGTTATGGGCGGATGTGTGGAACGACTTCGCCCAGTTTGTCGTGCAAGTGATCGCGGGGACTGTGTTGTTTGTCGTGGTTCTCTCAAAACTGGGCGGGATCGGCGCCGCGTGGACGGCCTGGGACGAGCTTCCTCCCGGCAATTCGCAATTATTCAACGAACCCTACGGCGTCGGGTTTTTCCTGGCGTTCATTTTTATATCGTTTTTCAGCTACAACGGTGGAACATGGAACCTGGCCCAACGATACATTGCGGCCCCCTCGGGTCCGGAAGCCAAAAAAGCGGCCTATTTTTCCGCCTTTCTCTATTTGATTTGGCCCCTGATCATGTTTTTTCCCATGTGGATGTCACCGATCTTTTTTCCGAATCTCGAAAATCCGGATCAAGTGTATGTGAAACTCACACAGGAATTCCTGCCCGCCGGATTGGTCGGTTTGGTATTGGCCGGATTGTTTGCAGCGACGATGTCCATGACCTCCGGGGATATTAACGCCGTTTCCGCTGTGATCACCCGGGATATCCTTCCCGTCGTGTCCAACAAGATAAGAGGGATGGATCAAACGGCCTCATTGCGGTTGGCCCGATACACCACCCTGATCTTTACGCTGTTGACCTTGATCATCGGCATGAACGCGGATGACTTCGGAGGGGTGCTCGGATTGGTCATTTCCTGGTTCGGGGCTTTGATCGGTCCGGTCTCCATTCCCATGTTGCTCGGTCTGCTGCCGGCCTTTAAACACAGCGATTCGACGGCCGCCCTCAGCTCCATCGCCGCCGGGTTGATCACCTTCATCGCCTTTAAGTACGGATTTACCGAAGCGAGCGAAGCCGTCGAAGTGTCGGCGCCGCTGTTGGCCTCTCTGGTGGTATACGTCGGGATGGGTTGGTTCAACCGTCACAAACCGGTGCCCGAGGAGGTGGAGCAGCTATTGGCGACCCTTCAGGATGATTCGCCATCTTTGGACCAGCCCGCGGTGAAAGCCTGA
- a CDS encoding bifunctional 2-keto-4-hydroxyglutarate aldolase/2-keto-3-deoxy-6-phosphogluconate aldolase, which yields MKKWKVLQRLSELGVVAVIRTKKAETAENVALACREAGLFAVEITFTILGADRVIRRLREEDAFGELIVGAGTVLDSETARIAILAGAQFVVSPGFDEETARLCNRYQIPYIPGCMSASEIIRAMECGSEVIKLFPGAAFDPSVIRALKGPLPQVSIMPSGGVDLDNVEDWIQNGADFVSVGSHLTAPAEKGDFRRVKELAAEYVERVQMARGKKGR from the coding sequence GTGAAAAAGTGGAAGGTCCTGCAGAGGTTGTCGGAACTCGGTGTCGTCGCCGTCATTCGCACCAAGAAGGCGGAAACGGCGGAGAACGTGGCCTTGGCTTGCCGGGAGGCGGGGTTGTTCGCGGTGGAGATCACCTTCACCATCCTGGGTGCGGACCGGGTGATCCGCCGCTTGCGTGAGGAGGATGCCTTCGGAGAATTGATCGTGGGTGCGGGCACCGTCCTCGACAGCGAAACGGCCCGGATCGCGATTCTGGCGGGCGCCCAGTTCGTGGTCAGTCCCGGCTTTGATGAGGAGACGGCCCGCCTTTGCAATCGCTATCAGATCCCGTATATTCCCGGCTGTATGAGCGCTTCGGAAATCATCCGGGCGATGGAATGCGGGTCGGAGGTGATCAAGCTGTTCCCGGGCGCGGCGTTTGATCCTTCCGTCATCCGGGCGCTCAAGGGTCCGCTTCCCCAGGTGTCCATCATGCCGTCGGGCGGTGTGGACCTGGACAATGTGGAGGATTGGATTCAAAACGGAGCCGACTTCGTGAGCGTCGGCAGCCACCTCACCGCACCGGCGGAGAAGGGGGATTTCCGGCGGGTGAAGGAACTCGCCGCCGAATATGTGGAACGGGTCCAGATGGCCAGGGGGAAGAAGGGTCGGTGA
- a CDS encoding sugar isomerase domain-containing protein: MGEWMGIHYRSGIPVRLEIRHGRVERIEELPGVDRGELPWIAPGLVDLQVNGYGGHDLNALPLDESRVIGVTRCLWREGVTTYFPTIITNHEEAIESALRMICDVCSRYEEIGRCIAGIHLEGPFISPEEGPRGAHPREYVREPDWELFQRWQEAAGGRIRILTLSPEWPGVTEFIRRCTENGVIVSIGHTAATCEQIRAAVRAGARMSTHLGNGAHLMLPRHPNYLWEQLAQDELWSCMIADGFHLPESVLKVIMRVKGEKALLVSDTVTFGGLKPGEYTSHIGGKVVLTPEGKLHLAGNPNLLAGSAQPLKRGIEHLVKTSLCPLSEAWNMASLRPARLADLPNKDALVKGAPADFVLFHWGRRGYKYGKPSSTGSAFSVLIKRKEEGPMSVMTQYLHKVVEHLQRLHDEESESIRKAARIIADHIKQDKIVYAYGPGGHSNLGPQEIFFRAGGLMHVSAILDEGTLLSNGALRSMAIERTPGYGKIVIQDHGLKKGDLLIIINAYGINAATIDAALEAKRLGVKTIGVTSVRHASSTPEDHPARHPSKQNLHDLVDIVIDTKVEVGDAVVEIEGLSQRVAAISTFANAYCLNAMVAETVDLLVKEGVHPPIWMSGNAPGGDEANARFIERFKGRIKNL; this comes from the coding sequence ATGGGTGAATGGATGGGCATTCATTATCGTTCCGGAATCCCGGTTCGCCTTGAGATCCGCCACGGCCGGGTCGAACGCATCGAAGAATTGCCCGGTGTGGATCGGGGAGAATTGCCCTGGATCGCCCCCGGGTTGGTAGATTTGCAGGTCAACGGGTACGGGGGGCACGATTTGAACGCCCTCCCGCTCGATGAATCCCGGGTGATTGGTGTGACCCGTTGCCTGTGGAGGGAGGGGGTGACCACCTATTTTCCGACGATCATCACAAACCACGAAGAGGCGATCGAGAGTGCCTTGCGCATGATCTGCGATGTTTGTTCCCGATATGAGGAAATCGGCCGGTGCATCGCGGGCATTCATCTGGAGGGACCTTTCATCTCTCCGGAGGAGGGGCCGAGGGGAGCTCATCCCAGGGAATATGTAAGGGAGCCGGATTGGGAGTTGTTTCAGCGATGGCAAGAGGCGGCTGGGGGGAGAATCAGAATTCTTACCCTCTCCCCGGAATGGCCGGGAGTGACGGAATTCATTCGCCGGTGTACCGAGAACGGGGTGATCGTCTCGATCGGGCATACCGCCGCCACTTGCGAACAGATTCGGGCAGCGGTGCGCGCCGGTGCCCGGATGTCCACCCATTTGGGAAACGGAGCCCACCTGATGCTTCCCCGTCATCCCAATTACCTGTGGGAGCAGTTGGCCCAGGACGAATTGTGGTCCTGTATGATCGCCGACGGATTTCATCTCCCCGAGTCGGTGTTGAAGGTGATCATGCGCGTGAAGGGAGAAAAGGCCCTCCTCGTCAGCGATACAGTAACCTTCGGCGGTCTGAAGCCGGGGGAGTACACCAGCCACATCGGAGGAAAAGTGGTTTTGACCCCCGAGGGTAAATTGCATCTGGCCGGGAATCCGAACCTGCTCGCCGGTTCGGCCCAACCCTTGAAACGGGGCATCGAGCATTTGGTGAAGACGAGCTTGTGTCCATTGTCCGAGGCCTGGAACATGGCTTCCCTGCGACCGGCCCGCTTGGCGGACCTGCCGAACAAGGACGCCCTGGTCAAAGGGGCGCCGGCCGATTTCGTTCTGTTTCACTGGGGAAGAAGGGGATACAAATACGGGAAACCGTCAAGCACGGGGAGTGCGTTTTCCGTTCTCATTAAAAGGAAGGAGGAAGGACCGATGTCCGTCATGACGCAGTATCTTCACAAAGTGGTGGAACACCTGCAGCGCCTGCATGACGAAGAGTCGGAATCGATCCGGAAAGCGGCCCGGATCATCGCCGATCACATCAAGCAGGACAAAATCGTATACGCCTACGGTCCCGGCGGCCATTCAAACCTGGGTCCTCAGGAGATTTTTTTTCGCGCCGGCGGACTGATGCACGTAAGCGCCATCTTGGACGAAGGCACGCTTCTCAGCAACGGAGCGCTCCGATCCATGGCGATCGAGCGGACGCCCGGATACGGGAAAATTGTGATCCAGGACCACGGGTTAAAAAAAGGGGATCTGCTGATTATCATCAATGCCTATGGGATCAATGCGGCCACCATTGATGCGGCCCTGGAGGCGAAGCGGCTGGGAGTGAAAACCATCGGTGTCACATCGGTGCGCCACGCCTCCTCTACTCCCGAAGATCATCCCGCCCGCCATCCTTCCAAACAGAATCTGCACGATCTGGTGGATATCGTGATAGACACCAAGGTGGAAGTGGGAGACGCCGTGGTGGAAATCGAAGGGTTGAGCCAACGGGTGGCTGCCATCTCCACCTTTGCCAATGCCTACTGCTTAAATGCGATGGTTGCCGAGACCGTGGATCTTCTCGTAAAGGAAGGCGTTCATCCTCCCATCTGGATGAGTGGAAATGCCCCGGGAGGAGATGAAGCCAACGCGCGGTTTATCGAACGGTTTAAGGGAAGGATAAAAAACTTATAA
- the uxuA gene encoding mannonate dehydratase yields MQMSFRWFGEGDPVTLEHIRQIPGVTGVVSAVYDVPAGEEWPYEKIVSLKRRIEEKGLTLAAIESVPVHEEIKMGGSGRDRYIENFRRTLRNLARAGVSVVCYNFMPVFDWTRTDLTFRLPDGSSTLAYDEEIAQKMDPLRGELELPGWDTSYDKGELRALLEAYRGVTEDDLWEHLRYFLIKVIDTADELGIRMAIHPDDPPWSIFGLPRIITSRESLERLIGLVDSPCNGLTFCTGSLGADPNNDLPAMIRTFGGKGRIHFAHVRNIQITGHRSFVEIAHCSSEGSVDMYEVMKAFWEVGFDGPMRPDHGRMIWGETGRPGYGLYDRAMGAVYLKGIWEGFERSSYQGRAGLG; encoded by the coding sequence GTGCAAATGTCGTTTCGGTGGTTTGGGGAGGGGGACCCCGTCACGCTGGAACACATTCGTCAAATCCCCGGAGTGACCGGTGTGGTGTCCGCCGTTTACGATGTACCGGCAGGGGAAGAGTGGCCGTACGAAAAAATCGTCTCGTTGAAACGGCGGATTGAAGAAAAAGGGCTGACCTTGGCGGCCATCGAAAGCGTCCCGGTCCACGAGGAGATCAAGATGGGCGGATCGGGCAGAGATCGGTACATTGAAAATTTCCGGAGGACATTGAGGAATCTGGCTCGGGCGGGGGTTTCCGTCGTCTGTTACAACTTCATGCCCGTGTTCGACTGGACTCGTACGGATTTGACTTTTCGGCTGCCGGACGGATCCTCGACACTGGCGTACGACGAAGAAATCGCTCAAAAAATGGATCCCTTACGCGGCGAGCTGGAGTTGCCCGGCTGGGACACCAGTTACGACAAAGGCGAGTTGCGGGCCTTGCTGGAGGCGTACCGCGGGGTGACCGAAGACGATCTGTGGGAACACCTCCGCTATTTTCTCATCAAAGTGATCGATACGGCGGATGAGCTGGGAATCCGCATGGCCATCCATCCCGATGATCCCCCCTGGTCGATTTTCGGACTGCCGAGGATCATCACTTCCCGGGAGAGTCTGGAGCGATTGATCGGTCTGGTTGACAGCCCTTGTAACGGCCTGACGTTTTGTACCGGTTCCCTGGGGGCTGATCCAAACAACGACCTTCCCGCCATGATTCGAACTTTCGGAGGAAAAGGGAGGATTCATTTCGCTCATGTCCGCAACATTCAAATCACCGGGCATCGCTCCTTTGTGGAAATCGCACACTGTTCTTCCGAGGGCTCGGTGGATATGTATGAGGTGATGAAAGCTTTCTGGGAAGTCGGATTTGACGGCCCGATGCGTCCGGATCACGGGCGGATGATCTGGGGGGAAACGGGGAGGCCGGGTTACGGTTTGTATGACAGGGCGATGGGAGCGGTCTATTTGAAAGGTATTTGGGAAGGGTTTGAGAGGAGTTCCTATCAAGGGAGAGCCGGTTTGGGTTGA
- a CDS encoding ROK family transcriptional regulator: MSKGPSLLRLTNKKRILRFLREHSVSSRQDIAKALKLSKNTVSLIVEQLIREGKVREMGLDETSHVGRPRIKLSIVSESMTAVGIWVKKREAQYQVIDYSSRAMEKGCVEIDGEDPEKCLEQLQQLSLHLQSKYETLLGIGIGIPGLVDPYQGIVHYSSHLGWEQVPVKARLQGALRVPVRVLNNVKAASLFHFHLGKKRNSSLFYLRMDEGVGGSFIDQNGIFFGSSWTAGEIGHLSVEDHGPLCRCGKKGCLETLVSVPAIVRKLEEDLRQPLNIRRADELRTFVAETADASMAKVLRETGHYLGQIIPSIIHFFDPERIIIDTPLDQVQEFRQAVLESASRRTLKHSFDQVEIRFLFDPQSAVAGAAQAIIFQHESYPGEDETQVKNQGSSDR, from the coding sequence GTGAGCAAAGGACCCTCCCTGTTGCGTTTGACGAACAAAAAAAGGATCCTGCGTTTCTTGAGGGAACACTCGGTCAGTTCCCGTCAGGATATCGCAAAAGCCCTGAAACTCAGCAAAAACACCGTTTCCCTCATTGTGGAGCAATTGATCCGGGAAGGAAAGGTGCGCGAGATGGGACTGGACGAAACCAGCCATGTCGGACGTCCCCGGATCAAATTGTCCATCGTTTCCGAATCCATGACCGCCGTCGGAATTTGGGTCAAGAAACGGGAAGCGCAGTATCAGGTCATCGACTACAGTTCACGGGCAATGGAAAAGGGTTGTGTTGAGATCGACGGGGAGGATCCCGAGAAATGCCTGGAGCAACTGCAACAATTGAGCCTCCACCTGCAATCCAAATATGAAACGCTCTTGGGGATCGGCATCGGAATTCCCGGACTGGTGGATCCTTATCAGGGGATTGTCCATTACTCTTCCCATTTGGGATGGGAGCAGGTTCCGGTCAAAGCCCGTTTGCAGGGGGCCTTACGGGTTCCCGTTCGGGTGCTGAACAATGTGAAGGCCGCATCCCTTTTCCATTTTCATCTCGGGAAAAAGAGGAACTCTTCCCTGTTTTATCTCCGGATGGACGAAGGAGTGGGCGGTTCCTTCATCGATCAAAACGGGATTTTTTTCGGTTCAAGTTGGACGGCAGGTGAAATCGGCCACTTGTCCGTTGAGGATCACGGTCCCCTGTGCCGTTGCGGAAAGAAGGGTTGCCTGGAAACGCTGGTCAGTGTACCGGCGATTGTCAGGAAATTGGAGGAGGATCTCCGTCAGCCCTTAAACATCCGCAGAGCCGATGAACTGAGGACTTTTGTCGCGGAAACCGCCGATGCGAGCATGGCAAAGGTTCTACGGGAAACGGGACATTACCTGGGTCAAATCATCCCGTCGATCATTCATTTCTTCGACCCCGAACGGATCATCATCGACACTCCCTTGGATCAGGTGCAGGAGTTTCGGCAGGCGGTCCTGGAATCCGCCTCCCGAAGAACCTTAAAGCATTCCTTTGACCAAGTGGAAATCCGCTTCCTGTTTGATCCCCAATCGGCGGTGGCCGGAGCGGCACAAGCGATCATCTTTCAACATGAATCCTATCCCGGAGAAGACGAAACACAGGTGAAAAATCAAGGTTCATCCGACAGATGA